The nucleotide window TGCTCTGGGTCATTTAATTTTGAATACAGTTTTCAATCGTTCAAGTTTTGGATGGTTTATATCTAAtgtgtgtttcatttttttggAAAGCTATATTTTGTATTTAGGAAATGGTATAACTATTTTGCTATTTGTACTGAGTGAGTACATTGgcataaatataaaaatttatatatatacatatatataaaatattctttttgcCACACATTTTTGTGGTAAATTTGTGAGTTTGTCTGATGTTCTACCACAACGTGGCGTCTGATAacagtggggtggggtggggtttGTTATGTCTTTATTGAGTATTTAAGTACTTTTTGCAACATAAATAACGTGTTCATCTCTCGCCATTCCATCAGGCAGTGTTGGTCCAGCTGGCCACGAGAAGCTTTGCTCTGTATTTGGTGTGTCCCTCACTCACAGCCTAGCCAGGAAACCCAGAGGCATTTAGGattatataaaatatgaaatattggGGTTTCCCTCAGAATGAGCCATTCAGCTTTTCTCCACTCTCATTGcctatttaatattttattattagcGCCTCTGTGTTTTAACTCCTAATTTATGATTATGCTCAAATGTTGGAAATTTTAATCAGGACAGAAAGAATTCCCTGCTGCATCATGTCCAGAGCTGCTTTAACCCCGACCCAGActtctttctgtattttatttcttttcccctgcTAAGACAAAACATTACCAACATCTTGTAATGGTTCACAAGACGaaagcagcagcccccagcagtgcccaggtgctgcctggggctgctcaggctgAGAACAATGGACCCAACAACGTCCAGAGGGCCGTGGAAGTCCATAGGCACTCACTGGGAAAGGAactggtggtgtttgcaggacGTGTGTCCCAGGATGAGCTGTTGGCTGTCACCTGGGGCCATGGACACGGAAGGAGTGACAGGAACGATGGATTCGCTCGCGTGCTGCTTCAGTTTGCTCCTTGTTCCCAAGGGCTCTATCCATTTGTTGGTCAGTGCCAAGTCACCAGGGACCAATTCTCCATGGAACAGGATGAGTGCCCAGAAGAGAAGCTCATCCCAAgcctgccacagctccagggaaggGTATGTTTGAATTGTGGGCGTGTTTGAGGTCACTCatgaagagaagagagaaaaaaacatacacaaaaaaccaaccaaggGCTGTGCTATCCCAGTTTTCCCTTCTGGAAACACCTTCCTTTCCTCGTGTTAAATTTACCTGTTCATTTTAGGTCAATGTTTAAATGTACAACACTTTGAACATGTGATTTGGTTACAAGAAGTATTTGTGTGACTGAAGAGGTCGCTCAGCGGTTGGCGCGTGCTCGGCAGCGGCTCTGAGGGCGGAGGGGTTGGAccagccccagaggagctgcaggatgtCATGGCAGGGAGCACAGCCTGAGCCACAGCTGTGTCTGCCCAGGGCCCTGAACATTCAATTCTGAGCAGTTGAGGTtgggcagcagagctcctcTATGACCCCTGTGTTCCAGGAGCACACGCAGCACTGGTATCGTGTCTGGGCCCTTTGGTGACAGAGAGGATCCTGGGGCACCAGGCTGTCagtgcagcatccctgggggtcCCAGAGCACCCATTtgtgggcacaggtgagggtTGAGGGAGATGGAGCTGCCAACCCCCCCACATCCCCTCAGCTTTTACCCTGAGTGTGCCCAGAGCCCACCCAGACACCCCGGAGCCAACACCTGGTGCACGGTTTGAGCTGAACATCTCCTCTGGCACGGAGTCACTGGTGCTTTGTGCTTTATTAACAGTTGCTTTGGTATTAATTGTCCTCCTCACTGCCTGGGCTTGCAGCAGGCCAAACGCTTCGCTCTTACTTTAGCACAAATCTAGTTCAAGTTCAAGAAATAATTCCAGGCTGGCTGTTCTGAAGTGGGTGTCCCCTCCATGATCAGTGATGATGATTTCTTCTAATCACTGGCAGGGTGGCTGCTTCCATGTAGTTTTGAGATAAAACAAGGCACGAGCAGTTAAACATAACCTCGGCAGGTTTTTACTGGGCAGCTGTGTCAGTGGACCTTCCCCTCACTTGCATAAGctgaactttattttttaaagtttccaTTGATATTTTGATTTAGAATCtcatttctgaaaggaaaatatgtCTGAATGgatttttattcctgttttgTCGTTCCTCTGCTTGGCAAACTGTTGGGTTCCTTTTCCAGGGCCATtgtgggagagcagagggagcacaGGCATGGATCTGAGTgaggggagcaggagagaggagagggaatTGCTTGGCATGCTCTGAGCTGCAGGTGGAAGGCAAGAAATTCTGGTCACTGGTGACTGCTCATTAGTGCAAAATGGAATTTtatggttttggggggttttgtgttCAGGGGGCTCGGGGCAGCTCCATTCTGTAGAAGCTAAAAGCAAACAGcagtgggatgctgtgtttGTTCAGGGGCTTTGCTTTATTTTGGGCTGGTTTAGTCTTTTGTGGCAGCCTGTGAGCATTTTGTGTTCCTGCCCAGACCAGCTGTGGTGCCACAGCACCGAGGGCCAGCGTTGGGAATGGGGTAAACGTGTtagaaacaaggaaaaatcAGCAGGGGGTGAACTCCTGCCAAAGGGAACTTGTGGAATTCTCTAGAGTGCAGGAGGGCACACAGGAGGAGAGGCTTTTCCTCTCCCAGTCTGTATAGGGATGTACATATGCACTGCCTGTATATTCTAggattatatatatgtatatagagGAGTCagattattatatataaataatagtAGACACAGCATTAGAATACtgttatatttacatttttataaacATGAAACAATACTCCTTTTCCTCAGTAGGAGGTTTTTGTAGTAACTCATGAGTAGCTGTCTCCACCTCTCAGTCCTGGATGTGGTCCTGTTGGTGACATGGATACAGAACTTGCTCTGCTTGGGAGCCTTGCTGGGACCTGTGGCTTGCAAGCAGCTGTGGCCACTTTTGTGGTTTTGTATCTTTTGGTTCATCCTTGCAGATGTGGTTCAGGATAGAGCTGAGagccaggctgaggctgggcttcctgcagccctgagcatccctgggcttcccctccagagccgtttccattgccagggtggcagcagctgctgcagacagggctgggtggtggctgtgctgcccaggACCGGGCTGGCACCAGCCCACGTGGGGGATGTTCCGGTGTAGCACAAGGTCCCTGCTTCTGCTGGGTCAGGAGGGGAAACTCCTCTGCCATTTCTCTTTATTCTCATGAGGGCAGGAGTCTgtaaactgatttttttaactgaTGCATTAGTGCAACAATCAAAATCTAGAGAACTCCTTGAAAGCCAGTGAAGCTCCCCTTGAATTCTGTCCGTGGGGAACCTGCCGCAGCTTGTGCTGATTTCTTTCTTGCAGGTTGTGTGAGGAATTAAACCCTAAGAATCATAGAAGCATAGAATATCCTcagctggaaaggacccacagggatcattcAGTCCAACCCCAGGCCTGCACAGACACCTGAATAATCCCACCCTGGGCCTCcctgagagcactgtccaaactctcctggagctctggcagcctcggggccgtgcccagcaccctctgggggaaaaacCTCTCCTTAtctccaacctaaacctcccctgacacagctccagcctttAAATCAGGTCATACATTCAATAATGTGTATTGTGTCCAACATGACTTTCAATTCCAAATCTGTGTTCCACTGGAATTTGTCCTGAGTGGATCAGTGTTATCCTGGTACAGGCCTTCTGAAATCACCTCCACCACTGAGAGCCAGTGTCCTCCCTTGTTCTCTTGGAGTTTGCAGAGCTGAACTCTGCCTTTTCCAGGGATCTGTCATTTTTGCTGTTACACTTCATTAAATTGCCCGGTGGCATTCACTGTGTAGGGACAGGGCAGGAACCCAGGGATTCCCTGCTCACTGACCCCTCTGTTCAGGGTCCAAGGTCCCAGCTGCCCTGTGTGACACATTCCAGCTCCAGGCCTGGGATCAGGGAGGGCTCCTGTGGTCACTGACAGGGAAATGGCCTTGGCTTTGTTttggctctggagctgccccGTGGGATAACGTGTCCAGGGGGAGGTTCCTGTTTGGAAGTGGCTCTTTGGGTCTTGCAGAACTGGGATCCCAATCCAGTACCCTTAGCAGCCTGCAGCATTCCTGGAGCTTTTTTATTCTGGATAAAAGGAGGCAACTTGAATTATTTCCTGAGCTGATGCTGAGTTAAGCTCCAACCCCTTCAGAGCAGAGCTCCAAcctctgtctctgtccctgcacCTCGGCTGGGCTCTCCCCTGCCTGCCAGATGTTCTGGGTGCACCCTTGACCGCTGAGCTGCCTCTTCTGTGTCCTGCAATGTGAAAGTAGCACCAGATACTCCTTCGTGCAGTTTGTGTATATGGCTTTCGTAGGTGGGTTTTCCAAGCACTGATTCCCGGTGTTTTCAGTTTGTCTATGAGGGGATATTTTATTTGCATCTATGTTTTTAGCTCTCCTGTGATAACTTgttgaatattaaaaaaaaaaaaatattttgcttctatTGGGACATTTGTATACTCGCAACTATATTTCTGTAAACAGCTGCAGTCGAGAATAAACAAtgaaaagttttcattttacaCTGTAAAGTCTTGTGATGGTTTTACCAAGGGCAtctccagagctgtgcccagggtgctgcagctgctgcaggaaaaggtCCTGGGGAAGAATCACAGTGACTCGGTGGTGTGGGACCCCAGGAACCCCTGggggagaggcagaggctgCCCCAGGAGGTGAGGCCAGGAGTCCAAAGCTGGAAGTCACCACGTCCTCATCAGGCTGTGTGGGTGCCTTTATCTGCAGCTTTGGCACACTCAAagtgccctggggctggagagGCCCGGAAGTGTTCCCCTTTGCTGCTCCCACTCTGCAGCCTATGACCTCCCCAAGACCAGGGGCCACAGCTGCTATCAGCTATTTCCTTACTTTGAACAATTTCAGCAGGGTTAAGGAGAAATTGCAGCAAGAGCTGGGCCCAAGAGTCAACTGTGAAAGATTTCAGCAGATTTATCCACAAAGCTTTACCCCAGAGTCTCCCCCTTCAGCCCTGGGCATCACCCAGAGTCACAGTGGGACACaactccctgccctgggcttcTGTCCTTCTGGACCTCATTATCCCATGGGGCAAATGATCCAAGaaatcctccctccctctgccccagcctcctCGTTCCTTGAGGCTCAGGGAAAGGCTCCCCCTGGCATAGGCAGCCACAGAACTGGGACTGAGTCACAGGGCTTTGTGGTTTGGTGTTTATTGGGTgacacagcccctgcccaggggtgcccagggaagcCACCCCGCCCTCCCCCGTGCCAGGGCCCCCCAAACTCCGTCACCATCGCTCTGGTCACGGAGGCTCTCTGGGCACCGCGCAGTGGGGACAGGATGGCCCGGCCTGTGCCCAGGTGCCGGGAGAGGCCTCAccccggcacagcccccagcacacctgggcaggtgagTCCTGCGGGCGGGGCCTGTCCTGTCCTCACCTCCTCTTGACGAACTTCTTGGTGACGGCGTTGGGGttgaggcggcggcggccggcgcCCAGGGCGGCGTCGCGGAGCTGCAGGTGCGCGGCCCGGCTGTGCACGTCGTTCTCGGCGAACGGGGACGCCCCGGCCAGGTAGTCGGGGTCGAACACGTTGGTTTTCTGCCGGGCCTTGCGGGACAGGCGCTGCTGCGGGAAGCGCTGGTCCTCCACCAGGTGCGGGTTGTTGGCGTGCTTGCCGCCCTGCGGCGCCGGCAGCGGGTACTGCGGGGACAAGGGATCAGCCCCGGCTCCCAGGGACCCAGTGAGCACAGACCCCATGGAGAGCTGAGCAGGGACGCCCGAAAGCCCTGGGGTCCAAGTGTAACATCTGGGCAATGTTCTCAGTTTGCCTAAATTCCCTCCAGCCTGCCAGCCACAGGCTGGgctcccatccctgggatcccaaTGGAagcatttcttcacagaaagggtggtTAAaggtgggaaggagctgcccagggaggtggtggagtccccatcccggGAGGCGTGCAAGGGATTAACTGGACatgcactcagtgctctgggctggctgaCAAGGTGAGGATGGCCAGCCAGAAAGGGCAGAGCGAGGGCAGGAAGAAGCCTCCAGAGGATTCTCACCAGGTTGGATTCTATGACCTTGATGGTCTTTTCCCACCTCAGTGAGTCTGGGATTCTGTCCAGGTACTCACCCTGAGCCCCCGGGGGTTCAGCACCTTGGGGTTGCGGGAGAAATGCATGTGGAGACTCCCGTCCTCGCTGACACTCACTGCCACCTTCTTGAGGGTCTTGTTACCACAGTGGGGGCAGAACACCTTGGTCATGTCCGAGGTGGTCCTGCGAGGGTGGGACGGGGGTTCAGAGCTCCTGGGGCCGTGGAACGtgggctcagcccaggctcagccccagccccagcacctgaAGCAGCCGTGGCAGCGCAGGATGTAGCTGCGGGCCCGGCGGATCAGCATCCCGTTCACAGCCAGCACGTGGAgacccatctgcagcagcacgTTCTGCAAGAGCAGGGACACACGGgaccctgcagctgggacctgcagctggggcactcAGAGCCCTACAGGCTTTGGGAGGCCTCTGGGACTGAgaccctgctgctctgacacacGGAGCTGTCCCAGAGcctgagcccagctgcagcccagcacccaCCTGCATGGCAAAGTCCGTGGTGACACAGCCGACCTGGACACCCACGGGAGCAGTGTCAAAGTGCCCCATGTCCTGCTGGGCCTCCTTCAGGTTGCTGGGAGTTATCCAGCCTTCGTCATCactctcctcatcctcctcctcctcctcctcgccaGCGCTAGCCCCGTCTGCAGAGCTCCGGTGCTGTtcggggggctcggggctgctgGTGATAGCCTGGGCCATGGTGGGAAGGAGATGGTCAGGGTGGCACTGAACGGCTGGCCAGAAACGGCAGAGCAAGGGCAGGGAGAAGCCTCCAGAGGATTCTCACCAGCAGCTCCCGCAGCTCCTCCTCGATGCTGGGCAGGGGTGGCCGCCAGTACAGGAAGGATCCGAACTCGTCGCTCtctgccggggccgggccggggccggggccgggctggtGTGGGCCCTTCCCCGCGGGCTTGTGCTGGGGGCATGGCACGGGCACCGCTCAGCCCCTCGGCCGGGGCACGGCATGGGCAGCCCTCAGCCGGGGCTCCGCGGGccgcagccccctcccctccggCCGTGCCTTACCTTGGCGGGCAGGTGGAAGCCGGCGAGGTGCAGGGGGGCCTCGGGGTGCCGCGGGGTGGAGCTGAGCCGCACCTGGGGGGCAGCACGGGCCGTCGGCGGGGCCGCTGGCACCGGGACCCGCGTCCGGGCCGCTGGAACCGGGGCCCCGTGCCCATCCTACCTTGTCCTGCGGCTCCCAGCGGACACAGCCGGGGCCGTCGATCTCGGCCTGGAGCTGGCACGTAAGGGCGAGCACCTGCAGGTCGGCGGCCGAGAGGCTCGGGTAGTCCCCGGTCTTCTTGGAGAACTCGGTCACTGCGGGGGGAGCAGCGGCGCCGTCGGGCCGGGCCGGACCAGGCCGAGCCGGGCGGGGCCGCTCCGGCGGGGGAAGGAGCCGGtggcggggccggcccggcaCTCACCGAGGCGCAGCAGCTCGGGGCGCGGGCGGCGGACCCGCAGCTCGCAGGGCAGCgcggcgaggcggcggcgcgcgGGCCGGTCGCGGATCTCGGCCAGCACCTCGGGCACGGTGTACAGCGCGTCTGCGATGTCCTGCGGGCAGCGCCGTCACACCGGCCCGTAAGCCCttgaccccccccccccgtcccTCCGGTGTCTCCCCGGTGTTCCCCCGGTACCTGCAGCGGGGCCGCGCTCAGGAACGCGCCTGTGTCGGCCACGACGTGCGGAACACGCGCCATGTCTGCGTGCCCCATGGCCCACCCCGGACGCCGTCGAAGCGCCGCGGGAAGCACACCGGGAGTTGTGGTCCGGGCGCGGGTCACGCCGGGAGTTGTAGTTCAGTCGGGGCACGCCGGGAGCGGCGACGGGCCCCGGGAGCTCTTCCGGCCGGCGCGATCACGTGACGGGCCGGGGTCACATGACGGCGGGAGCTGGAGCCGGGGAgcgggagcggagcggccgccgGTAACGGGACGGGACGGGCTGGGACGGGACGGGCTCGGCTGGGCTCGGCTCGGCGTCGCTTCCCGGCTCAGCCCGGGGCGCTCCCGTCCGTCCGCCGGACACGGCCTGGTGGGGCGCTCCGGCCGCCGGAGCTGCTCAGCCAGTGCCGGTAGCGGCCCGGGACGGTGGGGCCGCGGGGGTGCCCTTGGCCGCCGTTTCCTGTGCGCGGTGCCCGCAGCGCCCGGGCCTGTTCTgtgcggggctgcggggccggaCCGGGCGGTCTCGGGGGCGGGTTCGGTGCTCGCTGCCAGGGCGGCGGCCCCGCCGGTGTTCCgggaggccgggccgggccgggctgtcGGAAACGGGAAGccgggggaggaagggaggccTCGGCCTGGCCAAGAGGGTCCTGCCGTGTGTCACGGCCCCGctgggctgagggctgggggctgtgcggGCAGGAAAGCTGTGCCCGGGGAGCGGCACCGGGCACCCAGGGGTTTCTGGGGCCAGAGGCGTTTGTTGGCGTGACCGGGGGTGTCAGACGAGTGACAGAGAAATGGTGTGGAGCCAGGAAAAGAGGGAACGGGGAAGGAAGAGAGTTGGGATGTGAAGGAGGAAGGATGGaaacagcccagccagggctgggtacgggctggcacaggaggggtACGGCCCCGGTGGAATCCGTGTGGTGTGGGGTGGGGATGTGAGGACCGGGGGTATCTGATGGCCTCAGGGGAGGCCGGGGTGACCCGTGGGCCGGGATAGTTGGGGTGGCAATGAGTGTGTGACAGTGAGTGTGTCACAGTGAGCGTGTGACACTGAGTGAGCCCTCGGGGTGAGGGCAGCAGACTGGCCTGTGcctgggagccctggctgctgctggatggAGCCAGGACGGTGCtcgggcagtgcccagcaggcagagctgggggctgcGGGGGCACAGGCAGGCCCTGGGTGCCAGGCAGGtttgctgggctggcacagagagcagagaccctggcacaggggattTCGCAGGGAATCTGCCGTGGGATGGAGCTCAGTACGGCACAAGGAGGATGTGGGAGAGGCTCCTGcacagggagaggggctggagctgctgccctgttTTTGTGCTTCCCCTGGTCGGGGAGGGGGGGTTGGCAGTGGCCTGGCCAGGCAgttctgggctgggctgtgagctTGGCCCCcgtgctctgcagctcctgggaatggtgggaagAGGCTGGGGCAGGCCCAGGGTGTCTTGTGCTCCTGTGGGATGTGTGACCGTGTCTTGTGCTCCTGTGGGATGTGTGACCtcatccctctgctctgtggtCATTGCTTTGGGCACCGGCCCGGGCCATGTGTCCTGCCACCCTCCCTGGTGCCACACTGTGTCCTTCTCGTTCAGGGGGTGACACGATGGTCTTGGAGGCCTTTCCCAGCCTCAGTGATCCTGTGGGATTTGGTACCGTAGTGAAACCAGGGCCGCCCTTCAGGTTTGTGGTCCCCATGCTGTGACCAGagctccctctgcagctggtgCCACTGCAATGTCTTTGCCATCTTGTTGGTGATGTGTGGTGAGCCAGTGTCCCCCGgggcaaggctttggtggctgCTCTGTCCCCTAGCAGCACTGGCCTGTGGGCCAGGGGCTCAGGTGCCCAGAGGGGTGTCTGGAGgtgccagtgcccagctcagcccgtggtgctgctgtgcaggggtTGCTCTCCCAGTTGCCTTTGGTGCCGGGGGTTCATCAGGAGAGGGAGCCCAGCCCGTGTGTCCCGGGGCTCGCCCAGCCCTTTCCCCGTGTCGCTGCCGTGCCGGGCACTTGCAGCAGCACCGGGCTGTGTCTGGGCTCCCTGGGTGCCCTGGCAGTGGGGCTGAGGTGTCTCCTCTCTCTGCTTGCAGCTGGGGGTGATGCCATGGCcgctgccagctccagcagggccagggccgggccgcCTTGCGAGAAGTCCCCGCTGTCCGTGAAAGGTGGGTGCTGCTGCCGCCGTGCTGGGATTGCCGTGCCGGGAATGTGCGTGCTCTGCCTGCGCCCCGGGCTGGCACACGCAGCACTcgggaggagcaggggctggggatggccctgtgtgccctgggctggggacgtGGCTGCGGGGCCGCGCTGGTGCTCCCGCGGCCGCGAGATGGCTCCCGGCGCCCGGAGCCGCGTCCCCTCGGAGCCGCATCCCGCGCTGCCCCTCCGCGGGCACTGCCGGCCTGGGGCCGCCCGTCCCGTCCTGCCccgtgccctggggcagggaggggtccctggggacagtgacagtccTGCCACCCTCGGAGGGGTGAAGCTGGGGACAGTCCTGGTCAGCGGTTGGTGCCAGCCATCGCTGCCACCAGGAGCGTTGCTCCCCActgcccctctcccagcactCTGCTGTGAGCACCCCGAGCTGGCGGGGTGGGCTGGGGGATgagggcagggcacaggcaggggacagggtgTCTCGCAGGCCTgaccctgtgcctgtccctgcccagttGTGTCTGTGAAGCCCAAGGCCCAGAGCCGCCCGGCACGCGTGAACTGCTACGTGGAGGTGGCCGGTGACGGGCTGCCCAGCGAGACCAAGAAGACGGGGAAGCAGATGGGGgtctcagagctgctgtggaacgAGATCCTCACCCTGTGAGTCTGTGTGacccctgctgtggggctggccaggggctggcccCTGGTGTGTGCCCTGCTAtgccacaggctggggacactcaggTGTCAGAGCTTTGCCCCTTgcatggggacactgccagaGACAGCCAGGGTGGGAGGGCAGTGGGAGAGGGGGGGTCTCCCACTGCCCCATGTCCTTGCCCACCTTCCTCTGCTccttgcctgtggcactgcctgctcccTGAGCACGGAGCAGGCCGTGCTGACAGCCCCTTTCCCTCTGCAGGAATGTCACGGCTCAGAGCCACTTGGAGCTGAAGGTGTGGATCTGCCACACGCTGAGGAACGAGCTGCTGGGTGCCGCCTCCATCAGCCTCAGCAGCCTGCTCAAGGGCGGCGGCAAACGTGAGTATGGCCTggggcagggcacagagcaggggcagaggacagggcagggagcaggacatggggcagggctcagggcagggctcagggcagtggtggccGTGGTGGCTGTGCTCCCTGGCAGGGAACAAGGTGCCGTTGTGTGCCCCGGGCCGGGCGTGCCGCAGCCGTACCTGCGTCAGCGCGGGCACCTCGgtgggctgggaacacaaacccctCTGCTCTCCGCCGCCGTTTGCGGTTGCCAGAGCGTGGCTCgtgacagcagctcccacatAAAGGCGGCCATTCAGGGCCGGGGCGGCGCGGGTGGAAAAGGCTGGCTCTGTCTCTTCCAAGGAAAGCTGGTGAGACACAGACCTGGTATTGAGCGGGAGAGGGGCCTCCTGCGCCCCGAGGGACTCGGGGCTGCTTCAGAccctccccagtgctgggggctgggctgagctgcttcccCTGGTGCCGCCAGCTCTGCAACCACACCAGTGTCCCCGCCGTGCCGCCATGGCACCGGGTGCTGTGGCAGTGAGGGACACATGGGAGCTGTGCCGCTACTGCTGTCTTCTCACAAGGCCTGTGGGGACCTGGACGAGTGACTCGGGCTGGCTCTGTTGGGGTgtagcagccagccagccccacagctgtgggacctgcccctgggcagcctcCCCTGCAGCCGTTATTTCCCGAGGTGTgcaggggccgtgctgggctccCGGAGCCGCCGCGGTTCCTGCCCTACCTGCGCCGCCACGGGGGCACAATTGGCTCTTTCATTCCCAGCCATCCCGGGAGGCTGTGTGGAAAATGAATGGAAAAGGCAACTGGCTGTTCTAGCTTGTCTGTTAACATCCCCCAGAAAAAACGTGTCAGATTTTTCCTTGACACTGcgggctgggagggaggaaggactCTTAAAGCggcagagcctgccctgccctgccctgcctgggaaggtgctgcccctctgctcctgtctgcCCTCCTTGTCTGGGCAGGCATCTGCTCCCTCCTCTTCTCTGCAGGCTCATGTTGAGCCTTCAGGCTTTGCTGCAGGTCTGAGAGGGTCAGAGGCTGCTGGGAGAGGTCCCATGGGGACCTGGGAGATCCTTTCCTCAGGGGCTGCTGTCGTCCTGGGAATAGGGGAGTGTGTTCCCTCTGCCTGCCAGCCTGAGGAAGGGGCTGGGT belongs to Agelaius phoeniceus isolate bAgePho1 chromosome 12, bAgePho1.hap1, whole genome shotgun sequence and includes:
- the NOB1 gene encoding RNA-binding protein NOB1; translated protein: MGHADMARVPHVVADTGAFLSAAPLQDIADALYTVPEVLAEIRDRPARRRLAALPCELRVRRPRPELLRLVTEFSKKTGDYPSLSAADLQVLALTCQLQAEIDGPGCVRWEPQDKVRLSSTPRHPEAPLHLAGFHLPAKHKPAGKGPHQPGPGPGPAPAESDEFGSFLYWRPPLPSIEEELRELLAITSSPEPPEQHRSSADGASAGEEEEEEDEESDDEGWITPSNLKEAQQDMGHFDTAPVGVQVGCVTTDFAMQNVLLQMGLHVLAVNGMLIRRARSYILRCHGCFRTTSDMTKVFCPHCGNKTLKKVAVSVSEDGSLHMHFSRNPKVLNPRGLRYPLPAPQGGKHANNPHLVEDQRFPQQRLSRKARQKTNVFDPDYLAGASPFAENDVHSRAAHLQLRDAALGAGRRRLNPNAVTKKFVKRR